A genomic window from Nitrospirota bacterium includes:
- a CDS encoding diguanylate cyclase: MERSIPRASDGAIRPARWVGSPPGCSPAKILIVEDNTFTRHEIISILGASNLTVEIIEASDGMEALGLLLDQEDVDLIITDLGMPRVDGLNLLPAVRGEERFAHIPVIIVASKTEIQGKLPTFERGAHDFLTQPFYPAELIARVRVMLELRTHMLALQQRSIIDALTGLYSQAYLWEALGREIKRGQRYGLNLSCLMIDVDDFKSINDTMGHLVGDDVLRTMGRLLRSTLREYNVTVRYGGDEFVVLMQSTADGARMVASRIREAVAVHRFFPQDRRPNPVHVTIGVACAPASSIDDPHVLVEAADRALYRAKRAGKDRVNVTEFLNSRGYQRSSDSLP; the protein is encoded by the coding sequence ATGGAGCGAAGCATTCCTAGGGCATCTGACGGTGCTATCAGACCAGCGCGTTGGGTTGGGTCGCCTCCGGGGTGCAGCCCGGCGAAGATTCTGATCGTCGAAGACAACACATTCACCCGCCACGAGATCATCAGCATTCTCGGCGCCTCGAACCTGACCGTTGAGATCATCGAGGCCTCCGACGGAATGGAAGCGCTCGGGTTGCTCCTTGATCAAGAGGACGTTGATCTGATCATTACCGATCTAGGCATGCCGAGAGTTGACGGGTTGAATCTGCTTCCGGCGGTGCGAGGCGAGGAGCGGTTCGCGCACATTCCAGTGATCATCGTCGCATCGAAGACGGAGATCCAGGGGAAATTACCGACTTTCGAGCGCGGCGCCCACGACTTTCTGACCCAACCGTTCTATCCCGCTGAACTGATCGCTCGCGTCCGGGTCATGCTGGAGCTGCGCACCCACATGCTCGCCCTCCAGCAACGGTCGATCATCGACGCCCTGACTGGTCTGTATAGCCAGGCCTATCTCTGGGAGGCGTTAGGCCGTGAGATCAAACGCGGCCAGCGATACGGCCTCAATCTCTCGTGTTTGATGATCGATGTCGATGACTTTAAATCAATCAACGATACGATGGGACACTTGGTGGGAGACGACGTGCTGCGGACCATGGGGCGTCTGTTGCGGTCGACCTTGCGGGAGTACAACGTGACGGTCCGATACGGCGGCGACGAATTCGTGGTGTTGATGCAGAGCACCGCTGATGGCGCGCGAATGGTCGCCTCGCGGATACGCGAGGCAGTGGCCGTCCATCGGTTTTTCCCCCAGGATCGTCGGCCGAACCCTGTTCATGTGACGATTGGCGTCGCCTGCGCTCCGGCCTCATCCATCGACGATCCGCACGTGCTCGTCGAGGCCGCCGACCGTGCCCTCTACCGAGCGAAACGTGCGGGTAAGGATCGAGTCAACGTCACAGAGTTTCTTAACAGCAGAGGATATCAACGGTCCAGTGACTCACTTCCGTAA